Proteins encoded by one window of Cucurbita pepo subsp. pepo cultivar mu-cu-16 chromosome LG14, ASM280686v2, whole genome shotgun sequence:
- the LOC111810441 gene encoding uncharacterized protein LOC111810441 produces MAKIEEKLDRILNPAMTPQDSSVNVVNNDGKNQESEDKIANEVEEPFYNRIERISRRSQNNTSNQKNWQLKDWWDKYLDETTRTEVQHERVEDAVNTLIYTLIEFFVGDPPKYQERSAEILMNLKCPTLGDFRWYKDMYFSKVLIRTDSSLEFWKENFVNELPKHFSRRIKDGLKTKYNGTIPWQTLSYGSIASFIIEEGLRLCNESKIQNKLNSSVSNRKELGRFCDQYGCKGIEAPSTSRRKKFKTHPKPYHSYRPRETYRNKPVQSQKPTYSRRKYTPTKPHKGKKRQTCFKCREEGHYANKCPIRGKINELEIDQELKNQLLRLALTDSEQSSKGEILELQEESDSYSNTEYESEQEGKRTKGCPNKGKRPNRTWTKKIFKVPSLEPSPLLNIKNGTLSLP; encoded by the exons ATGGcgaaaatagaagaaaaattggaCAGGATACTAAATCCCGCCATGACGCCTCAAGATTCATCTGTCAATGTCGTTAACAATGATGGCAAAAACCAAGAATCCGAAGACAAGATTGCAAATGAGGTAGAAGAACCTTTCTACAATCGAATTGAAAGAATCTCTAGAAGGAGTCAAAATAATACCAGTAATCAGAAAAACTG GCAACTCAAAGACTGGTGGGACAAATATCTCGACGAAACAACTAGGACCGAAGTACAACATGAAAGGGTAGAGGATGCTGTCAACACCCTCATATATACCCTCATAGAATTCTTCGTCGGTGACCCTCCGAAATACCAAGAGAGATCCGCGGAGATACTCATGAATCTGAAATGCCCTACATTAGGTGATTTCAGGTGGTACAAAGACATGTACTTCAGCAAAGTTCTTATTAGAACAGATAGTTCGTTGGAATTCtggaaagagaattttgtcAATGAACTACCAAAACACTTCTCAAGGAGGATCAAAGATGGTCTTAAGACAAAGTATAATGGGACAATTCCATGGCAAACTTTGTCATACGGATCCATAGCATCCTTCATCATAGAAGAAGGACTCAGACTTTGTAATgagtcaaagattcaaaacaagcTCAATTCTTCGGTATCAAACAGAAAAGAGCTTGGAAGATTTTGCGATCAATATGGATGCAAGGGGATAGAAGCTCCCTCAACCTCCAGACGAAAGAAGTTTAAGACGCATCCAAAACCTTATCATTCATACAGGCCTAGAGAAACATATCGGAATAAACCTGTGCAGTCTCAAAAGCCAACGTATTCAAGAAGGAAGTATACTCCTACAAAACCccataaaggaaagaaaaggcaaacttgcttcaaatgtcgaGAAGAAGGACATTATGCTAATAAGTGTCCAATTAGAGGAAAGATCAATGAGTTGGAAATAGATCAAGAGCTGAAAAATCAGCTACTACGACTAGCGCTAACCGACTCAGAACAATCTAGCAAGGGAGAAATCCTCGAACTCCAAGAAGAATCCGATTCATATTCTAACACAGAATACGAATCagaacaagaaggaaaaaggac GAAAGGCTGCCCGAACAAAGGGAAACGGCCCAACCGAACCTGGACGAAGAAGATTTTCAAAGTTCCTTCGTTGGAGCCATCACCACTTCTCAATATCAAAAATGGTACGCTCTcgttaccttaa